The following proteins are encoded in a genomic region of Methylococcales bacterium:
- a CDS encoding glycosyltransferase family 4 protein, which produces MILFFLLTFLLSGLATYLIRHYALNKKLLDIPNARSSHVIPTPRGGGLSVVIVFLIALCGLEYASLISLGDVLVSLIISSVLIAGIGFWDDHQSIPARWRFSIHILSILIILISLPELPLLYFFGYTLDIPIVNFIIYTLALAWLLNLYNFMDGIDGLASSEAISVSVNAALLLFIQDNHNESRVLFLLASCVAGFLIWNWPHAKIFMGDACSGFLGFIFGVLILITSLNETINLWSWSILLALFISDSSVTLATRVLNGEKWYEAHCSHAYQYYSNQLIRQFEHQGFKKTKARTQAHKQINLSLLAINTFWLLPWAAVSIFYPYWGVVITLIAYIPLIMTVKNMRTLHVD; this is translated from the coding sequence ATGATCTTATTTTTTTTACTCACTTTTTTGTTAAGCGGTTTGGCAACGTATTTAATTCGCCATTATGCCCTTAATAAAAAGTTACTTGATATTCCAAATGCCCGAAGCTCCCATGTTATCCCGACCCCAAGAGGCGGCGGATTATCGGTTGTTATTGTCTTTTTAATCGCGCTTTGCGGGCTTGAATACGCCAGTTTAATTTCATTAGGGGATGTATTGGTCAGCCTTATTATTTCAAGTGTCTTGATTGCAGGCATTGGTTTTTGGGATGACCACCAGTCTATTCCTGCCCGCTGGCGTTTTTCGATTCATATCCTCTCAATTTTAATTATCTTAATCAGCCTGCCAGAACTTCCTTTACTGTATTTTTTTGGATACACGCTCGATATTCCTATTGTTAATTTTATTATTTATACCTTGGCACTCGCATGGCTGCTTAATTTATATAACTTTATGGATGGAATTGATGGGCTTGCAAGTTCCGAAGCCATTAGTGTTAGCGTGAATGCCGCATTACTCTTATTTATCCAAGATAATCATAATGAAAGTCGAGTCTTATTCCTGTTAGCCAGTTGTGTAGCGGGGTTTTTAATTTGGAATTGGCCTCATGCTAAAATTTTCATGGGGGATGCCTGTAGTGGTTTTTTAGGGTTTATTTTTGGGGTGCTGATTTTAATTACCTCACTTAATGAAACGATTAACCTTTGGAGCTGGAGCATTCTATTAGCTCTTTTTATCAGCGATTCATCGGTTACCTTAGCGACTCGAGTTTTAAACGGGGAGAAATGGTACGAGGCCCATTGTAGTCATGCCTATCAATATTATTCTAATCAATTAATTAGACAGTTTGAACACCAAGGTTTTAAAAAAACAAAGGCACGAACGCAGGCTCATAAGCAAATCAACCTAAGCTTATTAGCAATTAACACGTTTTGGTTGCTTCCTTGGGCGGCTGTGAGTATTTTTTACCCTTATTGGGGCGTTGTCATTACCCTCATTGCTTACATCCCGCTTATTATGACTGTGAAAAATATGAGAACGCTTCATGTTGACTGA
- a CDS encoding nucleoside-diphosphate sugar epimerase/dehydratase — protein sequence MLTDLINKIIERFLALSRNQKAAILIGVDIIFAVIALWVAFSLRLGFFYWPVNEIIYFFIAAPVIAVPVFIKLGLYRAIIRYIGIKALWTIIQATTLYALLFATCVFYSGVGSIPRTVPTLNWMIMLLLIGSSRFFARWLLRENYSRIINKQRGLDEGKKNVLIYGAGCAGVQLASALVHGHEFRAVAFIDDKPSLHKQKVNGLKIYPFNALEQLIERYKVSDVLLAMPSVKGARRSEIIRLLEPHSIHVRTIPDINEIARGQLTFDTIREVDVGDLLGRESVPPDETLLHANIRNKVVMVTGAGGSIGAELCKHILENQPRCLVLFEMSEFQLYSIEKELRTTYTTSCKIIPILGSITDKNRLEQVCNAFVIQTIYHTAAYKHVPLVEQNPAEAIWNNIFGTLTLAKVAIKFKVETFVLISTDKAVRPTNTMGATKRFAELILQALSQKPEDHQQTRFTMVRFGNVLGSSGSVVPLFREQIAKGGPVTVTDKRIIRYFMTIPEAAELVIQAGAMGQGGDVFVLDMGTPVQIVELARRMIHLSGFSVKDAAQPEGDIEIIYTGLRPGEKLYEELLIGTNVSQTQHEKIMRAEETIIPWEELSALLTTLEKIVSANDFEAVRQLLKQVVTGFNPQCAVADEVSLGLQRLESKTKNQKSHHAAM from the coding sequence ATGTTGACTGATCTTATCAATAAAATTATTGAACGCTTTTTAGCCCTTTCTCGAAATCAGAAAGCTGCTATTTTAATTGGCGTTGATATAATTTTTGCTGTCATCGCTTTATGGGTGGCTTTTTCATTGCGCTTAGGTTTTTTTTATTGGCCTGTGAATGAAATCATCTATTTCTTTATCGCCGCCCCCGTTATTGCGGTTCCCGTCTTCATTAAATTGGGACTTTATCGGGCGATTATTCGCTATATTGGCATTAAAGCCTTGTGGACAATCATTCAAGCCACCACTCTTTACGCGCTTCTATTTGCAACCTGTGTTTTTTATTCAGGCGTTGGCAGTATCCCAAGAACGGTTCCGACATTAAATTGGATGATTATGCTGTTACTGATTGGTAGCAGTCGATTTTTCGCCCGCTGGTTATTAAGAGAAAATTATTCTCGGATTATTAATAAACAAAGGGGACTTGATGAGGGTAAAAAAAATGTGCTGATTTATGGAGCAGGCTGCGCAGGGGTACAATTAGCTTCTGCTTTAGTTCATGGACATGAATTTAGAGCGGTCGCCTTTATTGATGATAAACCCTCGCTTCACAAGCAAAAAGTAAATGGTTTAAAAATTTATCCTTTTAACGCATTAGAACAACTGATTGAGCGTTATAAAGTCAGTGATGTGTTATTAGCGATGCCCTCAGTAAAAGGAGCGCGGCGCAGTGAAATTATTCGTTTATTAGAACCGCATTCGATTCATGTTCGCACCATTCCTGATATTAATGAAATTGCCCGTGGGCAGCTCACGTTTGATACCATTAGAGAAGTCGATGTGGGGGATTTACTCGGTCGTGAATCCGTTCCTCCCGATGAAACCTTATTACACGCGAACATTCGCAATAAAGTGGTTATGGTAACAGGGGCGGGCGGCTCCATTGGGGCTGAATTATGCAAACACATTCTTGAAAATCAACCGCGCTGCTTAGTGTTATTTGAAATGAGTGAATTTCAGCTTTATAGCATTGAAAAAGAATTACGAACGACTTACACCACCTCGTGCAAAATCATTCCTATTCTGGGTTCCATAACGGATAAAAACCGACTTGAACAAGTCTGTAATGCCTTTGTTATCCAAACTATTTATCATACAGCGGCGTATAAACATGTGCCTTTAGTTGAACAAAACCCAGCCGAAGCCATTTGGAATAATATTTTTGGAACCTTAACTCTTGCAAAAGTAGCGATTAAATTCAAGGTCGAAACCTTTGTCTTAATTTCCACCGATAAAGCCGTTCGACCGACCAATACAATGGGTGCGACCAAGCGGTTTGCCGAATTAATTTTACAAGCCCTGAGTCAAAAACCTGAAGATCATCAACAAACTCGCTTTACGATGGTTCGTTTTGGTAATGTTTTAGGCTCATCAGGGTCGGTTGTGCCATTATTTAGAGAACAAATTGCTAAAGGTGGGCCAGTTACGGTGACCGATAAACGTATTATTCGTTATTTCATGACCATTCCAGAAGCGGCAGAACTCGTTATTCAAGCAGGCGCAATGGGACAAGGCGGTGATGTTTTTGTTTTAGACATGGGAACGCCCGTTCAAATTGTTGAATTGGCGCGGCGAATGATTCATCTGAGTGGCTTTAGTGTGAAGGATGCCGCTCAACCCGAAGGCGATATAGAAATTATTTATACAGGGCTTCGTCCTGGTGAAAAGCTTTATGAAGAGCTCTTAATCGGCACTAATGTTTCACAAACGCAGCATGAAAAAATTATGCGCGCAGAAGAAACCATTATTCCTTGGGAGGAATTAAGCGCGTTATTAACGACTTTAGAAAAAATTGTGAGTGCCAATGATTTTGAAGCGGTACGGCAACTATTAAAACAAGTGGTGACAGGGTTTAACCCGCAATGTGCGGTTGCTGATGAGGTCAGTTTAGGATTACAACGCTTGGAAAGTAAGACAAAAAATCAAAAAAGTCATCATGCAGCCATGTAA
- a CDS encoding NAD-dependent epimerase/dehydratase family protein has product MKKVLITGTNGFIGRILWQHLQALSIDVVNLVRNNDIELPNKIILDLTHEWAVNPCDGVDTVFHLAGKAHALSEISQDRADYHRINTEGTQKLLEAAQQAGVVRFIYFSSVKAVGDSESMQNETSERVADTPYGHSKFAAEHLVLHGGYVPHPVVIRPCMVYGNSDKGNLPKMIKAIARGFFPSLPEVNNRRSMVHVEDVVRAALLTAENPKAAGQIYIVSDGHPYSSRQLYELICLALDKRPARFTIPLIFLEALAFIGDLIGKLMARRFIFDSEVKQKLLGSAQYSSAKIDDELGFKAQYSLHTALADMVYYLKNKEETRKIDTGNNYPHKSNE; this is encoded by the coding sequence ATGAAAAAAGTTTTAATAACAGGAACTAATGGTTTCATTGGTCGAATTTTATGGCAGCATTTACAGGCTTTGTCGATTGATGTTGTTAATTTAGTTAGAAATAACGATATAGAGTTGCCCAACAAAATTATTCTTGATTTAACGCACGAGTGGGCTGTTAATCCCTGTGATGGGGTGGATACGGTTTTTCATTTAGCGGGTAAAGCTCATGCGTTATCTGAAATTTCACAAGATCGGGCGGACTATCATCGAATTAATACCGAAGGAACGCAAAAATTATTAGAGGCCGCCCAACAAGCGGGTGTGGTACGATTTATTTATTTTAGTAGCGTTAAAGCGGTTGGCGATAGCGAATCCATGCAAAATGAAACCAGTGAGCGGGTTGCAGATACCCCTTATGGGCATTCAAAATTTGCGGCGGAACACTTGGTTTTACACGGGGGCTATGTTCCCCATCCTGTTGTTATTCGTCCGTGTATGGTTTATGGAAATTCAGATAAAGGGAATCTTCCCAAAATGATTAAAGCGATTGCACGAGGTTTTTTTCCCTCTTTACCCGAAGTTAATAATCGCCGTTCAATGGTGCATGTTGAGGATGTGGTACGGGCGGCGTTATTAACGGCTGAAAACCCTAAAGCGGCTGGGCAAATTTATATCGTTTCTGATGGACACCCCTATTCATCGCGCCAGCTTTATGAGTTGATTTGCCTTGCCTTAGATAAAAGGCCCGCTCGATTTACGATTCCTTTAATTTTTTTAGAGGCGTTAGCGTTCATCGGGGATTTAATTGGAAAATTAATGGCCCGACGGTTTATTTTTGATTCGGAGGTTAAACAAAAATTATTGGGATCGGCGCAGTACTCATCGGCAAAAATAGACGATGAATTAGGGTTTAAAGCCCAATACTCATTACACACGGCTTTAGCGGATATGGTCTATTATTTGAAAAATAAAGAGGAAACCCGCAAAATTGACACTGGGAATAATTATCCTCATAAATCCAATGAATAA
- a CDS encoding HAD family hydrolase has protein sequence MELFVFLDLDDTVFQTQRKCPPNTVITPATFLKEGSTNSFFTKKQQHLFNLLKANTRLIPTTGRDYASFLRVPSIQTFDYAIINYGGIILNAEGSVDKAWFNLIASKINPLLSELKTLTKYVETMAKTQSIPLKIRLVADFGLTFYLSIKHHDRDPEVLKAVSNQIIKPYLNAQQLDFYCHLNDNNLAVFPQFLNKAPAVSYLLQQFNQTYANYLSFGVGDSLTDMPYMQLCDYFITPTNSQILQKKFLG, from the coding sequence ATGGAACTTTTTGTATTTCTTGATCTTGATGATACTGTTTTTCAAACACAGCGTAAATGCCCCCCTAATACAGTGATTACCCCCGCCACTTTTTTAAAGGAAGGATCAACGAATTCTTTTTTTACGAAAAAGCAGCAGCATTTATTTAATTTATTAAAGGCAAATACGCGCTTAATTCCCACCACGGGACGTGATTATGCATCGTTTTTACGGGTGCCTAGTATTCAAACCTTTGATTATGCCATTATTAATTATGGCGGCATCATTTTAAACGCAGAGGGTTCTGTTGATAAGGCTTGGTTTAATCTAATCGCATCAAAAATTAACCCGCTGTTATCGGAATTGAAAACCCTAACAAAGTATGTTGAAACGATGGCCAAGACGCAATCAATTCCTTTAAAAATTCGTTTAGTGGCTGATTTTGGGTTAACGTTTTATTTATCCATTAAACATCACGATCGTGATCCCGAGGTTTTAAAGGCGGTCTCGAATCAAATTATCAAACCCTATCTAAACGCGCAACAATTAGATTTTTATTGTCATTTGAATGATAATAACCTCGCCGTGTTCCCCCAGTTTTTAAATAAAGCCCCCGCGGTTAGTTATTTGCTGCAACAATTTAATCAAACGTATGCTAATTATTTATCTTTTGGCGTGGGCGATAGTTTGACTGACATGCCCTATATGCAATTGTGCGATTATTTTATTACCCCGACGAATAGTCAAATTTTGCAGAAAAAATTTTTGGGTTAA
- the tagF gene encoding type VI secretion system-associated protein TagF, producing MLKKSPLIPGFYGKLPILDDFIFQHLPNEFVEPWANWLQHSIAASKQTLGVNWLDIYLACPIWRFALTPGLCGETGWMGVIIPSVDKKGGYFPLTLALPVPVKNDDPVLLSLNNTCYLELEKIALTARENKLDVASIEQLLINISTVSVSTLLTKTRKHKKHTPFSPAHSLWSIQSSDNNQNESLIFKGFPPVTEFSNLLRCRWSKERKLVKAQNKSNNPQEKLHLFNQKYPSNRITVGNDTPKNNRWQSYAETDKGNRRHYNQDAFLDRPDLGLWVVADGMGGHLAGDVASRMIIHQMNALVFNDDFNARIELTQQCLQKVNQTLRYFAKKLFAGQTIGSTVIALLSDGENFAYIWAGDSRVYRLRDQKLEQLSQDHSDESSSFAKKSHVITRAVGAFNTLELDLSLVKGRSGDKFLLCSDGLDNEVFSHEIEHALNNNNYQGSVDRLIKLTLAREAKDNVTVLVVDVL from the coding sequence ATGTTAAAGAAGTCCCCCTTAATTCCTGGTTTTTATGGAAAACTCCCCATTTTAGATGATTTTATTTTTCAGCATTTACCTAATGAGTTTGTTGAACCTTGGGCTAATTGGTTACAACACTCAATTGCAGCCAGTAAACAGACATTAGGGGTGAACTGGCTCGATATTTATTTAGCCTGTCCAATCTGGCGTTTCGCATTGACACCGGGCTTATGTGGTGAAACGGGTTGGATGGGGGTCATTATACCGAGTGTTGATAAAAAAGGGGGCTACTTTCCTTTAACCCTTGCCCTTCCTGTACCTGTGAAAAATGATGACCCCGTTTTACTTAGTTTGAATAATACGTGTTATTTGGAGTTAGAAAAAATTGCCTTAACCGCACGGGAAAATAAATTAGATGTCGCCTCAATAGAGCAGTTACTCATTAATATTTCAACGGTTTCTGTTTCAACCTTATTAACGAAAACGCGTAAACATAAAAAACATACGCCTTTTTCGCCTGCACATAGTTTATGGTCCATTCAATCCTCCGATAACAATCAGAATGAATCATTAATTTTTAAAGGCTTTCCGCCTGTGACTGAATTTTCAAATTTATTACGGTGTCGTTGGTCCAAAGAACGTAAGTTAGTAAAAGCGCAGAATAAGTCTAATAATCCTCAAGAAAAATTACATTTATTTAATCAGAAATATCCGAGCAATAGGATTACGGTGGGGAATGACACGCCAAAAAATAACAGGTGGCAGTCCTATGCTGAAACCGATAAAGGAAATCGAAGGCATTATAATCAAGATGCGTTTTTAGACCGTCCTGACTTGGGTTTATGGGTTGTCGCGGATGGAATGGGCGGGCATTTAGCGGGGGATGTCGCTAGTCGGATGATTATTCACCAAATGAATGCACTCGTTTTCAACGATGATTTTAACGCGCGTATTGAACTCACCCAACAATGCCTGCAAAAAGTTAATCAAACCTTACGCTATTTTGCAAAGAAACTCTTTGCAGGACAAACCATTGGCAGTACTGTGATTGCTTTATTATCGGATGGGGAAAATTTTGCTTATATTTGGGCGGGGGACAGTCGAGTCTATCGTTTACGAGATCAAAAATTAGAGCAATTATCGCAAGATCATAGTGATGAAAGTTCATCCTTCGCTAAAAAAAGTCATGTGATTACCCGTGCAGTCGGTGCATTTAATACCTTAGAACTAGACTTATCCCTTGTTAAGGGACGTTCGGGGGATAAGTTTTTATTGTGCAGTGATGGCTTAGATAATGAGGTTTTTAGTCATGAAATTGAACATGCGTTAAATAATAATAATTATCAAGGCAGCGTTGATCGGTTAATTAAATTAACGCTTGCACGCGAAGCGAAAGATAATGTAACCGTGTTGGTTGTTGATGTTTTGTAG
- a CDS encoding inositol monophosphatase family protein, with amino-acid sequence MSISLNVLEKIIRDAGALALTYFNDLKKTEIHQKAPRDFVTDADVAVEQFLKEKLTTEYPQFGFWGEESGQTDDQNQRWIVDPIDGTHSFAKSQYFWSISVALEINGEIVFGAIYVPTVDDYYCAEKGKGAWKNGDITRVSPEADLGNSMVATGFACLRSYLDDNNLARFCRIAQKTTGQRRFGSAAMDLCMVADGQVDAFWEQELNLYDVAAGVLIVTEAGGTITDFKGNEGVFPKQILATNKKLLPQILPLM; translated from the coding sequence ATGTCTATTTCGCTTAACGTACTCGAAAAAATTATTCGAGACGCCGGCGCACTCGCCTTAACTTATTTTAATGATTTAAAAAAAACTGAAATTCACCAAAAAGCTCCGCGTGATTTTGTAACCGATGCCGATGTTGCGGTTGAACAGTTTTTAAAAGAAAAATTAACCACAGAATACCCTCAATTTGGTTTTTGGGGAGAAGAAAGCGGACAAACAGACGACCAAAATCAGCGTTGGATTGTTGACCCGATTGATGGGACGCATTCATTTGCCAAGTCACAATATTTTTGGTCCATTAGTGTCGCTTTAGAGATTAACGGTGAAATTGTTTTTGGCGCGATTTATGTTCCCACAGTGGATGATTATTATTGTGCAGAAAAAGGGAAGGGGGCTTGGAAAAATGGCGACATTACACGAGTCTCGCCTGAAGCTGACTTAGGAAACTCAATGGTTGCGACAGGTTTTGCTTGTTTACGCAGTTATTTAGACGATAATAATTTAGCGCGTTTTTGTCGAATTGCCCAAAAAACCACAGGACAACGGCGTTTTGGCTCAGCAGCGATGGATTTATGTATGGTCGCCGATGGTCAAGTGGATGCTTTTTGGGAGCAAGAATTAAATTTATATGATGTTGCCGCAGGCGTATTGATTGTTACTGAAGCAGGCGGAACTATTACGGATTTCAAGGGGAATGAGGGCGTTTTTCCTAAACAAATTTTAGCAACCAATAAGAAACTATTGCCGCAAATTTTACCCTTAATGTGA